Proteins from one Podospora pseudoanserina strain CBS 124.78 chromosome 1, whole genome shotgun sequence genomic window:
- the AMD1 gene encoding AMP deaminase (BUSCO:EOG09260BYL; EggNog:ENOG503NU92; COG:F): MPANDSDDEEYTRHGQSDTESDGLLEQHEHGRSHGAPDSLAQSPGSDGHVRRADDAELEEGMLPRDMPHKTAFFDLVAERQMTQSEAKLFYQRSQTDSRTMQTQTQTQFSPQGSPLLSSGTSHTLGNIDTALGQNPAHNASGIRLSDLDPAILPESGYEPPLSAARRDPSHFGLSSLPSRGSFTNLNNAAGAPGNQIDPAVQQQMLLNTGAVAGIGSSTYMDADPQITAELSTIFQRIQNILNIRHRYISLSNQGPEDNPKDDPSWPIYPPPPEPAWSEERDKAGRSTKAQNSAYNSMANSMVLSMDKDKQRSSDQSFDIPDTPQKPYRSKRKPGQDIGEDFDMDDLLPLPGPSEMTYRLDDNGVYQVYETEEASKTNSPVIKVPTIKEYYLDLDEISSVSSDGPSKSFAFRRLQYLEGKFNLYQLLNEYQETADSKKVPHRDFYNVRKVDTHVHHSACMNQKHLLRFIKSKMKKFPDEIVLYRDGKHLTLAEVFESINLTAYDLSIDTLDMHAHKDSFHRFDKFNLKYNPIGESRLRTIFLKTDNFINGRYLAEITKEVISDLESSKYQMVEWRISIYGRSLDEWDKLAAWVIDNKLFSHNVRWLIQIPRLYDVYKASDLMGNFEQVVVNIFRPLFEVTKDPNSHPKLHVFLQRVIGFDSVDDESKVERRLFKKFPVPRVWDSKQNPPYSYWIYYLFANMTSLNVWRKRRGFNTFVLRPHCGEAGDSEHLAAAALCCHSISHGLLLRKVPLLQYIFYLEQIGIAMSPLSNNALFLAYERNPFYQYFKRGLNVSLSTDDPLQFAFTKEPLIEEYAVAAQIYKLSPVDMCELAKNSVKQSGYEYSVKQQWLGPNFNIPGARGNMVKTNVPDRREEFRYRTLMEERRMVERYTSIAENAAAVDAAAQSVASLAMPSKNTVTADSKQQSHAPSPASQAQGPNIIGKSARVETGSPAVSAQSQVFSSPVTASPLTVSGSEEHISGHEPRYFPGVVSRRRRDSTRQSSMHESDDAALRKVSSKRDASKEGRGN; this comes from the exons ATGCCGGCCAACGATTCGGACGACGAGGAGTACACCCGGCACGGGCAGAGTGACACGGAATCCGACGGTTTGCTCGAACAACACGAACATGGCCGCTCTCACGGGGCACCCGATTCACTTGCCCAAAGTCCTGGTTCGGATGGCCACGTCCGCAGGGCGGATGATGCagagctcgaggagggcATGCTTCCCCGAGACATGCCCCATAAGACCGCCTTTTTCGACCTCGTTGCCGAACGCCAAATGACACAGTCAGAGGCCAAACTGTTCTACCAGCGAAGCCAGACGGACAGCCGCACCATGCAGACGCAAACACAGACCCAGTTCTCCCCTCAGGGAAGCCCATTGCTTTCTTCGGGGACGTCTCACACCTTGGGCAATATCGATACCGCGCTGGGCCAGAACCCCGCGCACAACGCCAGCGGGATCAGGCTTTCAGACCTCGACCCGGCGATCCTGCCCGAATCTGGATATGAGCCTCCCCTCAGCGCAGCGAGGCGCGATCCGAGTCACTTTGGCTTGAGCAGCCTTCCAAGCCGCGGTAGCTTCACCAATCTCAACAACGCCGCGGGCGCTCCCGGGAATCAAATCGACCCAGCGGTTCAGCAGCAGATGCTCCTTAACACGGGCGCTGTTGCGGGTATCGGAAGCAGCACCTACATGGACGCGGACCCTCAGATCACAGCGGAATTGAGCACCATATTCCAAAGGATCCAGAACATTTTGAATATTCGTCACAGATACATCAGCCTATCTAATCAAGGCCCCGAGGACAATCCCAAAGATGACCCTAGCTGGCCCATCTACCCGCCGCCCCCAGAGCCAGCGTGGAGCGAGGAGAGAGACAAGGCTGGCCGGAGCACAAAGGCTCAGAACAGCGCCTACAACAGCATGGCTAATAGCATGGTTCTGAGCATGGACAAAGATAAGCAGCGTTCCAGCGACCAATCTTTCGATATTCCCGACACTCCCCAAAAGCCATATAGGAGTAAGCGGAAGCCCGGGCAGGATATTGGCGAGGATTTCGACATGGATGACTTGCTACCCCTCCCGGGTCCGAGCGAGATGACATACCGACTTGATGACAACGGCGTCTACCAGGTGTATGAGACCGAGGAGGCGAGCAAAACAAATTCGCCTGTCATCAAGGTGCCTACCATCAAAGAGTACTACCTTGATCTCGACGAGATTTCGAGCGTGTCATCGGACGGCCCCAGCAAGAGCTTTGCCTTCCGGCGGTTGCAGTATCTGGAGGGCAAGTTCAACCTCTATCAGCTGTTGAACGAGTACCAGGAGACCGCCGACAGCAAAAAGGTGCCTCACCGTGACTTTTACAACGTCAGAAAGGTGGACACGCACGTTCACCACTCTGCTTGTATGAACCAGAAGCATCTGCTGCGGTTCATCAAGAGCAAAATGAAGAAGTTTCCGGACGAGATCGTTTTGTACAGAGATGGCAAGCATTTGACACTGGCGGAGGTGTTTGAAAGTATCAACCTCACGGCCTATGATTTGAGTATCGACACGCTGGACATGCACGCCCACAAGGACTCCTTCCACCGGTTCGACAAGTTCAACCTCAAGTACAACCCTATTGGCGAATCTCGACTGCGTACCATCTTCTTGAAGACGGACAACTTTATCAATGGTCGTTACCTGGCTGAGATCACCAAAGAGGTCATCTCCGATTTGGAGTCGAGCAAGTACCAGATGGTGGAATGGCGCATTTCCATCTACGGACGGTCGCTTGACGAGTGGGACAAACTTGCGGCTTGGGTTATTGACAACAAGCTCTTCTCTCACAATGTCCGGTGGCTCATTCAGATCCCTCGCCTGTATGATGTGTACAAGGCTAGCGATTTGATGGGTAATTTCGAACAAGTGGTTGTGAATATCTTCCGGCCTCTGTTTGAAGTCACAAAAGACCCAAATAGTCACCCCAAACTCCACGTCTTCCTGCAAAGAGTCATTGGATTCGATAGTGTCGATGACGAAAGCAAGGTCGAGAGGAGGTTATTCAAGAAGTTTCCAGTCCCTCGGGTGTGGGATAGCAAGCAGAATCCTCCTTACAGCTACTGGATCTACTATCTGTTCGCCAACATGACCTCGCTGAACGTCTGGCGCAAGAGGCGGGGCTTCAACACCTTTGTTCTCCGACCGCACTGCGGCGAAGCAGGTGACAGCGAGCAtcttgctgccgctgccctCTGTTGCCACAGCATCAGTCACGGACTGCTTCTCCGGAAGGTTCCCTTGCTGCAGTACATTTTCTATCTCGAACAGATCGGCATCGCCATGTCGCCCCTCAGCAACAacgccttgttcttggcctACGAAAGGAACCCCTTCTACCAGTACTTCAAACGTGGATTGAACGTGTCGTTGTCAACCGACGACCCGCTTCAGTTTGCCTTTACCAAGGAACCGTTGATTGAGGAGTACGCTGTCGCGGCGCAGATTTACAAGCTGAGCCCGGTCGATATGTGCGAGCTGGCTAAGAACTCTGTCAAGCAGAGCGGCTACGAGTACTCGGTGAAGCAGCAGTGGTTAGGGCCCAACTTCAACATTCCGGGTGCTCGGGGCAACATGGTGAAGACCAACGTACCTGATAGAAGAGAGGAGTTCCGGTACCGCACTCTAATGGAGGAGCGCAGAAT GGTGGAGAGATACACATCGATCGCTGAAAATGCGGCTGCTGTGGATGCCGCCGCGCAGAGCGTGGCGTCCCTTGCAATGCCCTCCAAGAATACTGTCACGGCGGATTCCAAGCAACAGAGCCATGCGCCATCTCCCGCCTCGCAAGCTCAGGGCCCGAACATTATTGGTAAGTCCGCCAGGGTTGAGACCGGTAGCCCGGCAGTTAGCGCACAATCCCAGGTCTTTTCAAGCCCAGTAACGGCTTCCCCATTGACGGTTTCCGGCTCGGAGGAACACATTTCAGGTCATGAGCCGAGATACTTCCCGGGAGTTGTTTCgcggaggcggcgggatAGCACAAGGCAGAGCTCGATGCATGAGAGTGACGACGCTGCGCTGCGGAAGGTGTCTTCTAAGAGAGATGCTTCCAAGGAGGGGCGCGGTAACTAG
- the SLA1 gene encoding cytoskeletal protein binding protein (EggNog:ENOG503NXRA; COG:Z; BUSCO:EOG09261404), protein MGFLGVYKALYDYTPQAEGELSITEGDVLYVLEKSTDDDWWKAKKKATAEDEDEPVGLIPNNYIEEVKPESKARALYEYTRQTDEELSFPEETQLDVYDTTDPDWILVGYQGDFGFAPANYIEIAAGGQKQEEAAPSIPTPPPLPVRTPSDAAPSPALPPRPPSEPASPASPPVAPNPASMIAGMMAARGGHTPAPLDLQPSGQRHVAEEEEGQEVKSPPLPTRPRGDSQVSEPARSAPASGGLKTHGFRDSDRIDRYSDSVPQTPNTAPLTPGDFHMYNINEMVSVMGKKKKMPTTLGINLRTGIILIAPEHASDGPSQEWTANLMTHYSREGKHVFMELVKPSKSIDFHAGAKDTAEEIVAMLGELAGAVRAEGLMEIVKATKGSKVPQQKTGVVLYDFLAQGEDEVTVGIGDEVIILDDTKSEEWWMVRRVKNQLEGVVPSSYIEVTGMLDTPVPTSASGINAGRSTIEQNRLEEARLTKEALKAAKREERKEREGRSSEHSSRRENGASGSSKSKDGSVKSKPDPAKVRTWTDRSKSFTVDAQFLGVKDGKLNLHKVNGVRIAVPIAKMSITDLEYVEQITGISLDEDKPLSDLKKKAAAENARSGRSSSSKTKVGASIEPKKSTYDWFQFFLDCDIQPQSCERYCQAFERDSMDESVLPDVNATVLRKLGFKEGDIIKVMRYLDTKYARGKGSVGDDESGGGLFSGPGGALRNNTRKGRPAPPVETNNVVDPNAFKKDGSGAEPKSASPTTATGPAAAAAAPSKPAGGFDDDAWDVKPSKTPEPAPAAKAPEPAPAPVAAPAPAPAPAPAPAPAPAPSTAKLTGSMQELSLLSQPLVPEQVQPPPAPPALDFSPAPTAAAVAPVPAPAQVPQPTGATPGFFGGLQAPVVNGQPLTQQLPQNIARARPVAPQYTQGQGGLIAPPPPSRPLSAPQTAQPSQFAPPPLQPQMTGFQTQVAPPGQSLAEISQQRMQQQYAAQMQAQQQQMQPQMTGMQPMMQPMMTGIPAQPTGFQPVPAGPFMSQPTGMAPPMQPMQMQPTGFGVGGFGQPPVQQQPFAPGGGLPMPLQPQQTGMSVLQPQMTGLTGFGTTGSPVGGGLAAPMQPLMPQKTGPPPPVRFGVQPDAKKLAPQATGRRANLAAATPDNPFGF, encoded by the exons ATGGGGTTCCTTGGTGTGTACAAGGCCCTGTACGACTACACTCCCCAGGCGGAGGGGGAACTGTCAATCACCGAGGGCGACGTTCTGTATGTGTTGGAAAAGAGCACGGATGATGACTGGtggaaggccaagaagaaggctacggccgaggatgaggatgagccGGTTGGCTTGATCCCGAATAACTACATCGAGGAG GTAAAACCGGAAAGCAAGGCTCGCGCGCTGTATGAATACACCAGGCAAACCGACGAGGAGCTGTCCTTCCCCGAGGAGACCCAGCTCGACGTTTACGATACTACTGACCCGGATTGGATTTTGGTAGGGTACCAAGGAGATTTCGGGTTCGCGCCGGCCAACTACATTGAGATTGCGGCTGGTGGAcaaaagcaggaggaggccgcACCGTCCATCCCAACTCCGCCTCCGCTTCCCGTCAGGACGCCGAGCGATGCCGCACCCAGCCCCGCCCTTCCCCCGAGACCCCCATCGGAGCCGGCCAGCCCGGCTTCGCCTCCTGTCGCGCCGAACCCAGCCAGCATGATTGCGGGTATGATGGCTGCTCGAGGAGGTCATACCCCCGCGCCATTGGACCTCCAGCCATCTGGACAACGGCAtgttgctgaagaagaagaaggacaggaGGTCAAATCGCCACCTCTTCCGACCCGGCCGCGTGGTGATTCTCAGGTCTCGGAGCCTGCCCGCTCGGCGCCTGCTTCGGGCGGTCTGAAGACACACGGGTTCCGTGACAGTGATCGCATCGACCGCTATAGCGACTCTGTTCCTCAGACTCCAAACACGGCACCACTCACCCCTGGCGACTTTCACATGTATAACATTAATGAAATGGTCTCGGTgatgggcaagaagaagaagatgccTACTACTCTGGGCATCAACCTTCGGACTGGCATCATCTTGATTGCCCCCGAACATGCTTCGGACGGCCCATCGCAGGAGTGGACGGCGAACTTGATGACGCATTATTCTCGGGAAGGCAAGCACGTCTTTATGGAGCTGGTCAAACCAAGCAAGAGCATCGACTTTCATGCGGGCGCAAAGGACACCGCAGAAGAGATTGTTGCGATGCTTGGGGAGCTGGCCGGGGCCGTGCGTGCTGAGGGACTGATGGAGATTGTCAAAGCCACCAAGGGGAGCAAGGTGCCTCAGCAGAAGACCGGCGTTGTTTTGTACGATTTCTTGGCccagggcgaggacgaggttacggttgggattggtgatgaggttATCATCTTGGACGACACCAAGAGCGAGGAGTGGTGGATGGTCCGCAGGGTTAAGAACCAGTTGGAAGGCGTCGTTCCGAGCAGCTACATTGAAGTCACCGGCATGCTCGACACTCCGGTTCCGACATCGGCTTCCGGTATCAACGCGGGCCGGTCGACCATCGAGCAGAAccggctggaggaggcgagatTGACGAAGGAGGCGCTCAAGGCGGCGAAgcgggaggagagaaaggaaagggaggggagaagtTCAGAG CACTCCAGCAGACGCGAGAACGGAGCCTCGGGTTCGTCGAAATCGAAGGATGGGAGCGTCAAGTCGA AACCCGACCCGGCCAAGGTGCGGACGTGGACGGATCGGTCAAAGTCTTTTACCGTCGACGCTCAGTTCCTCGGGGTGaaggatggcaagctcaACTTGCACAAGGTGAACGGTGTCAGGATCGCGGTACCCATCGCCAAGATGTCGATTACGGATCTGGAATATGTCGAGCAGATCACCGGCATCTCGCTCGACGAAGACAAGCCCCTTTCCGatctcaagaagaaggctgccgccGAGAATGCTCGCAGTGGACgttcctcgtcttccaagACCAAGGTCGGAGCGTCTATTGAGCCAAAGAAGTCCACTTACGATTGGTTCCAGTTTTTCCTGGACTGCGACATCCAACCTCAGTCCTGCGAACGGTACTGTCAAGCGTTCGAAAGGGACTCCATGGATGAGAGCGTGCTGCCAGACGTGAATGCTACGGTGTTGAGGAAATTGGGATTCAAAGAAGGTGATATCATCAAGGTTATGCGATACCTGGATACGAAGTATGCCCGAGGCAAGGGTAgtgttggcgatgatgagtctggtggtggtttgttctCGGGTCCTGGGGGCGCTCTCCGAAACAACACCAGAAAGGGACGGCCAGCCCCACCAGTGGAAACTAACAACGTTGTTGATCCTAATGCCTTTAAGAAGGATGGTAGCGGTGCCGAGCCCAAGTCGGCGTCTCCCACCACTGCGACAGGACCGGCAGCTGCAGCGGCCGCTCCAAGCAAACCCGCAGGTGGATTCGATGACGATGCTTGGGATGTGAAGCCTTCCAAGACTCCCGAACCAGCTCCGGCAGCGAAGGCACCTGAACCCGCACCGGCTCCCGTTGCGGCTCCTGCGCCAGCCcctgctcccgctcccgctcccgccccCGCTCCCGCGCCCAGTACGGCCAAGCTCACGGGTTCGATGCAGGAACTGTCATTGCTCTCTCAGCCATTAGTTCCAGAACAGGTTcagcctccaccagctcctcctgcttTGGACTTCTCGCCTGCTCCCACCGCTGCCGCAGTTGCCCCGGTTCCAGCTCCCGCGCAAGTTCCACAGCCTACCGGCGCGACCCCTGGCTTTTTTGGTGGTCTGCAAGCTCCCGTTGTCAACGGACAGCCGCTCACTCAGCAGCTCCCGCAAAACATTGCCCGTGCTAGACCTGTGGCACCTCAGTATACCCAGGGTCAAGGCGGTTTGatcgctcctcctcctccgtctcgaCCACTATCAGCTCCTCAGACGGCTCAACCCAGTCAATTcgcgccaccaccactccagCCCCAGATGACGGGCTTCCAGACACAAGTCGCGCCCCCGGGTCAGAGCCTAGCCGAGATCAGCCAGCAGCGGATGCAGCAGCAATACGCCGCCCAAATGCaagcccaacagcagcagatgCAGCCTCAAATGACGG GGATGCAGCCCATGATGCAGCCCATGATGACGGGTATTCCTGCTCAGCCAACAGGTTTCCAGCCTGTTCCGGCGGGGCCGTTCATGTCACAACCCACGGGCATGGCACCACCCATGCAGCCGATGCAGATGCAGCCTACcgggtttggtgttggtgggttCGGACAGCCGCCGGTTCAGCAACAGCCTTTTGCTCCTGGTGGCGGGCTGCCCATGCCGTTGCAGCCTCAGCAGACGGGTATGAGTGTGCTGCAGCCGCAGATGACGGGATTGACTGGGTTTGGGACAACGGGGAGTCCAGTGGGTGGGGGATTGGCGGCGCCGATGCAGCCTTTGATGCCGCAGAAGACGGGgccgccaccgccggtgAGATTCGGGGTGCAGCCTGATGCGAAGAAGTTGGCGCCGCAGGCTACCGGACGGAGGGCGAATTTGGCTGCAGCTa CACCGGATAATCCGTTTGGGTTTTAA